A window from Schistosoma haematobium chromosome 1, whole genome shotgun sequence encodes these proteins:
- the SNRPA1 gene encoding U2 small nuclear ribonucleoprotein A' (EggNog:ENOG410V9GQ~COG:A), whose amino-acid sequence MVRITSEIVENAPQFTNAIKDRELSLRSYKFPAIENMGCTLDQFDTIDLSDNEIRKLDGFPMLKRLKSLILTNNKIARIAEDLGQHLPNLLTLILTSNYLSDLKDLDPLSSCEKLNFLSLLHCPVTMRANYRLYVISRVASLRFLDYRRVTQAERKLARSMFKRLPALSNSVNNVKAPYQKAIVNRVENSVPAAGIVKTFIPGAPINSNNLLPPGTEPTRSSNEQIHLGESKENNAPTLNTSVENDQTESTKSDTLVVSSADTPMPPPSTPVTTGNKRPVASSQDLFAIQEAIKRARTMDEVERLHQLLSSGQFAGFAAQWQKQLRQQQQQKSSQ is encoded by the exons ATGGTCAGGATAACATCTGAAATAGTTGAGAATGCTCCACAGTTTACCAACGCCATTAAGGATCGTGAGCTTAGTCTCAGAAGTTACAAGTTTCCTGCGATCGAAAATATGGGATGTACATTGGACCAGTTCGATACTATTGATCTTTCAGATAATGAAATCAGAAAACTCGACGGATTTCCAATGTTAAAACGTCTAAAGTCATTAATACTTACAAACAACAAG ATTGCCCGTATCGCCGAGGACTTGGGTCAACATTTACCCAATCTCTTGACCCTTATCCTAACCAGTAATTATCTTTCTGACCTCAAAGATTTGGATCCTCTATCATCATGTgagaaattaaattttctgagtCTTCTTCATTGTCCTGTAACAATGCGAGCAAATTACCGTTTATATGTTATCAGCCGCGTTGCATCT CTTCGCTTTTTAGACTATCGTCGTGTTACCCAAGCTGAACGTAAACTAGCTCGATCAATGTTTAAACGTCTTCCTGCTTTATCAAACAGCGTAAATAATGTAAAAGCACCATATCAGAAAGCTATTGTTAATCGTGTAGAAAACTCAGTTCCTGCTGCTGGTATTGTTAAAACATTTATTCCTGGTGCTCcaattaattcaaataatcttcTCCCTCCTGGAACTGAACCAACAAGATCTAGTAATGAACAGATTCACCTTGGGGAAAGTAAGGAGAACAATGCCCCTACCCTAAATACATCTGTGGAAAACGATCAGACTGAGTCAACCAAGTCTGATACCTTGGTAGTCAGTTCAGCTGACACTCCTATGCCTCCACCGTCAACTCCTGTCACAACAGGAAATAAACGCCCAG TTGCATCAAGTCAAGATCTATTTGCAATACAGGAAGCAATTAAACGCGCGCGAACTATGGACGAAGTGGAACGTCTTCATCAGTTACTAAGTAGTGGTCAGTTTGCAGGATTTGCAGCTCAGTGGCAGAAACAATTAAGgcagcaacaacaacagaagTCCTCTCAGtaa